The genome window CCTGCCTTATCCGCGAAAGGGCTTCATCAAAATCTTCGCACTCCAAAGGCCCAAAACGAGCCCAGAGTTCGTCTTCAAAATTCGTCCACGAGAGAACTCGTCCTTCTTCTTGGAACGTCCTGTGAATCCACTGCCACCATTGGTTGGCCtctcattccaagtgataagaGGCTAAGGAGACTTTTGGGCTTCGGGAGTattttggaactcaaaaaattgGTTCACACGATTGAACCACTCTGACGGATCATCTCCTGAAAATCGAGGAAATTCAAGCTTTGCTATTTTGGAAGATACCACCAACCGTCCCCCACCATTGTCTTCTCGGTTGGTGATGCTGCCCAAGATGGGATTCTCCGGATTTGCAAGCAAGACATCGGAGAGGCGGTTGAGATTTTCTTCCACCTGACGAAGCCTATCGGCCATGCCGAGCTCCATCCTATGTAGCCCATCTTCCAACTGCTCAATACGCTCTTTATTGGTTCCCATAAGCTaacctggctctgataccaatggTAGGTCCCAACACAGTTAAtacaagaataaataaatagtttctCTTCGGGTGAGAAAGTACCACAAGCTTTGAATAACAAATGACTTCTTGACATCCCCTTACAACTGATGGCTGATTTAAATAAGCAAGGCCACGTACAAGCAAGGAAACCGAAATGAAAGGAAGCTAGAAACGAATAACTGGACACGTAAACAACACCTGCAAATACAcgtaaaaaccaaacataactgcATGAAGAAAAGTGACGTAAAACTCGCAACCAACTGAGGACCCATTCATAACTGGAGACCCATTCACACGAAAAACTCTCAACTGCACGACCCAGTCCCTCCTTCATTATTCTTCACGTGCAAGATCCACAAGACCCACTGCTTACGTTGCATGCATGCTGCATGCAATGATCTCTTACGTACAAGCTCATCCCAAATACTTGGGATTCGGCTTATAGCTCCTTACAGAACGCCTTAGCCTATCAGTGGACTGTGCATGGATTGCGGCTGTGTGCTCCTTGTTCCATTagttcctatttttattttctcaatggCAATGTGATGATCTCTTTGATCCCATTTGTGGCTGTCTTCCAAATAAGGATCAACAGCCTTCCAATTCTCCACAAGTTGGCTACCACTTTTCTCCCATTATATCCTTGTTTCTAATTGAATTTCAAACACCGAAAAATCTTCATATCCAGCACACACTAACAACTCCACCATCAACCATGAAAGTCTCCAATTATCAATCACCAAAATGCCATTCTCTTTGCTACGTGGTGCTTTCTAGAATGCACCGTGTATGGAGATTTTCCCTCggcaaaccttttttttattttttatgatggcaCGCTCTCCATCCTTCTTATACAGACGTGTATCCTTCCTCCCAAAGGTGGCTGTGGagatctttcctttttttaatggCTGGTGCAGTCCTCTTTTTTAGAGAAAGAATCCCATGTGCCTCAAAGATCTTGTATGGTGTTATGTTTTCCCTTCATCCAGGTTGTCAGTCTTTCCTTTTTGCAGTGGTAGCCTGTCTCATAGATTGCAGCATgatcttttccctttttatggATGTCATGGCCTATTTCTTTATGGAATTTCTAACCCATGTGGAGATCTCTTCCATCGCCATCGAGGGAGCCTTTTTCCTTTCCAAAATTCCCACAAAATCTCATgcacaataaagaaaaaaaaaatcatgtaatgaaaatcaGAAAACAAAATTATGCAATTAGAAATTTGTTAGTCCCTCACATGCATGTATAAGGGAATTAGGATATCAATTCATGCAACTAGGAAAAATTAGATTCGACTTCAtgcaatttttcaaaaaaaagaaaaaaaagtaaataaataaataatatataaaagaaaaaaaatatcaaacacatGTAATAAAATCTCTAAACATTAAACTAAATGTAAAATGAAAAGTGAAATATCTAACTCACAACTAAATATTGAAAACTCACCCCATGCAATAAAAAACGAAATCAAGTACAAAACTCACCTAAACTCAAAATCAGGTAGTAAAAAATCAAGAGGTCAAACCTAAGTGAACTAAGCCTAATGAAAGTCTAAGTGCTCCTATCTTGGAAAACATCTAAGTGGAGCCTAACCTAAAAAGTGCCTACATGAACTAAGTTTAAAAAAGTGTTTAAGTGATCCTattctaaaaaaacatataagtgGACTAACTTAAACTTGAAGGACGACAAAGGTCAGAGTAATGGTCCAGATGAGCCCTAAACAAAAGGCCCCTAAATGTGGCTCAAAAAAATTAGGCCAAATGAGTGtcaatgggccaccaagggaTGACTATGAGTCAAAAGAAAAGCACAGGAAAACAACTAGTGTTAGAGGGTTTACAAATATGTCCTTCTTCAATAAAGATCACGAGTGAAAAGAATACAAGTGGAAACATGAGTGATGAGTGAAGTGAAGTGAATTATGTTGAAGAACTATGAAAGGATTAGAAATTTTGTCTTAGCACATGACGTGGTAAGCTGAGAACTTAGGATCTTGATATTAAGGGATGAAATAGTTGTGCATAGAAAGGGGGACAATATGAGAATGTAAAtgtaatgaacaactcagggttacgAATGTAATAAACGACTTTTggttgtggatgagatgaacaactcaaggatgtggaatgcaacaaaaaaattagggttatgaatgagatgaacaactcaagttatggatgatatgactATCTTAGGTTGTGGACGATAATGAATAACTCCAGGTCGTGGATGGgatgaataactcagggctaTGAATTCTAGGTTCTAAGCTTTAGACTCAAAAAGAGGATTGATCATGATGCTTTTTGGCTCATGATGTCAAGCCTAAAGTCACTTAGAGGTGAttgaaatgatgaaaatgaacATCTCAATTATGCGGATGACATTGaacagcttagggttgtggatgcaATGAACTATCGGGAACTTTGGATTACTACGTTCCTCTGTCCTGAATCATGTAGGGTACTTGCAAATTTATCCTAGGCTTTCTAAATATATCACAACAGATAAATaggtattaaaaaacaatatggaTACCATAGAAAATATAGATCTAGATAATAAAGCTACATACCTTTGATCTAAATGTTCTTGGATCAATTCCAATtgatgtagataactccaaagtcataaAGGATCTCGTAAACACCATGGGTCTAGGCactgagatggtggagatctcaaggatggaggctagggttctctctTTAGATTGATGGGGAGAATGACAAGACttggaaaccttaacccctaaaggggtatttgatgcgaacctcaatcgacatgctttgagacccaacaaacagtattggaataattgcccaagaaagctaaaatacggatttttgatagaaccctgacccaacgtttataagtgaaacgtgaaccaaaagtataagtaacagaccttgacccaatgattacaatggaatcacgAACCGAAGGTATAAAGTTTGAATGCCACAAGAAAGAATCCTTGATAAGTTCACAGttcttgaagaaccaaaagaagagcaaagcctcaccttttttgattttctattcaatcaaaattatcccctattacaatgagtgcatgctatttatatgtcatgaaaaaaaaaccttagtaaatattaaaaccctaaataaaagttgatttggtATGAAATTAGCAGAtcgaaaataggaaaatagctaaaaaatattctaaataataaaagcctaaaattaaggtagatttggccTGAAATTAGAAGCTCTAGAATAGGAAAAATGTCTATTAATTGATATGGAGTtggaaagtcaatcagtcattaatccaCACCATAAATCATACCCAATCAAGCCAGATTAGCCCtcaatagcttggattaaatttattacaccttcatcttcctttgggccaagCTTGGAATGTCCTGCGTTAGAATCAAcccaaatctcttgaattagcccattaagtgcttctttgatcttcttggatcttgctttagtaataAGCCCAAAtggaacatgcaatggatccttgaatgcttgttgattctcatcattCCCCCTTTCTTTAAAAGGATTCGTCCTCGAATCATCACCTACATCAAAAGGAGAAAGATTAGAAACATTAAATGTAGCACTAATGTTATACTCACATGGAAGATCCAACTTGTATGCATTATCATTgattctctcaaggacttgaaaTGGAACATCCTCTCTAGGATGTAGCTTGGACCGCCTACGGGTTggaaatctttcttttctcatatgcACCCAAACCTAATCACCCAGTTCAAAGAGGACTTGTCGACGACTCTTATTGGCTTTGGTCGCATattgctcatttttcttttctatatgttTTCGTACACTTTCATGGAGTTTCTTCACCATCTCAGCCTTCTTTTCACCATCCAAACTAGTCATTTCATTAATTGGTAAAGGCAGAAAATCCAAAGGAGTTAGTGgattaaaaccataaacaatctcaaatggtgaaaaattagtagtAGAATGAACACTTCGATTATATGCAAAATCAATGAATGACAACTAATCCTCCCAATTTTTCAAGTTCTTCTGAATTATAGTATGCAACAAAGTAGATAAAGTCCTATTTACTACCTCAGCTTGTCCTTCCGTTTGGGGGTGACAAGTAGTCGAAAACAATAGTTTAGTTCCCAACTTTCCCCACAAGACTTTccaaaaatagctaaggaacTTAACATCACGATCAGACACAATACTCCTAGGAACACCATGCAGCCGTACTATCTCTCTAAAGAAAAAATTAGCAATATGGGTTGCATCATCAGTTTTATGACAAGATATGAAATGTGCCATCTTAGAAAACCTATCAACAACCACAAAAATTGAATCCCTACCATTCCTTGACCTAGGCAAGCCTAAACAAAATCTATAGAAATATCAACCCAAGGTGCACTAGGTATAGGTAAAGGAGTGTATAATCCATGTGGTAAGACTCTAAATTTGGCCTACCTACAGGTAATGCATCTAGCACAAGCTCTCTCCACATCACGTTTCATCTTTGGCCAAAAAAAGTTCATGTAATACGTCTAAAGTCTTCCTTACACCAAAGTGACCCATTAAACCACCTCCATGTGCTTCACGCACAAGCAACTTATGCATAGAACTATTAGGCACACAAAGTCTATTCTCTCTAAACAAGTACCCATCTAGTCTATAGAATTTACCAAATGCTATCTTCTCACGTGCTCCATACACACTAGCAAAATCATCGTCATTAGCATACAATTCCTTAATATATTCAAATCCTAATAACTTTGCATTTAAAGTTGAGACAAGAGCATACCTTCTTAATAATGCATCAGCCACAATATTTTCCTTACtttgtttgtatttttctattttggatCTGCTAATTTTATaccaaatcaacttttatttagggttttaatatttagtaagttttttttcatgacatataaataacaTGCACTCATTGTAATAAGAGATAactttgattgaataaaaaaatcagaaaagctgaggctttgctcttcttttggttcttcaagaaCTGAGAACTTAtcagggattcttccttgtggcgttcaaactttataccttcggttcgtgattccattgtaatcattgggtTAAGGTTtgttacttatacttttggttcgcatttcacttataaacgttgGGTCAGGGTTCTATCAAAAATCTATATTTTCGCTTTCTTGGGCCattattccaatactgtttgttgggtctcaaagcGTGTCGATTGAGGTTCACATCATTTGGTATTAGAGCACAGGTTCTAAAATCAGTTTTCTATCCCTTTATCTTTTGTTTCCTGTTATCATCCTATCTTGTTCCTTTTGTGTTCTTTATtccttgttcttatttttttgatGTGCACTAGGTTAAAATCGTGCACCaagctcaaaaaaaaaaaaaaagaaaagaaaagaaaaaaaaggactttagaaaataaatagaaaaaaaaaatattgtgtgTAGTTTCAATTATCTCacatcaaaatattattttcttttgtcctCTTCCTTTGATTTAGTGTTTTTGTCACATTTTCTTGCCATTGgtattagtttaaatactaCAAGTTGAATTTCTTGATCAAGTTTATTAGTTTAAGCAGAACGGAAAAGGGGAAGCTACGGTGGAAAAAAGGCAAGAGAGTGTGAGACTAATATCGGGAAAAAGCCAATTTAAGAGTGAAACACGAGTGTGAGTGCAAACACGTGAGAGAGTGTTGTGAGGAactatttctaacattttttttgtagtttcaaAAATATGTCTTCTAGGGGCGAAACTTCAAATAAGGAATGAGAGGAGGAGTCATCCCTCATGTTGCAGGCTATACAACAACAGTTTGAACGCATGAACGTGGTGTTTAATGATATTCGGGATCAGATGGATAGGCAAGACGCTGTTATCGCTTCTTTGCGTGAGGAGAGTACCCAAAGAGCACCTAATGCTAAAATGCAAGGAAGACGTGTGTGCGTTGATGATTTTGATGACTATCATGAGGATgagtttgaagatgaagaggatCAAGTTTCATTGAACCATGAGGGTAGGCTTGCGCCAAGGGGAGAAAGGCATGGTAGAGGTTTCTGAAGAGCTCCAAGATGGCAAGATGGGACTGATAGAAACATAGGaaacatcaaaatgaagataCCATCGTTCCAAGGGAAAAATGATTCAGAAGTGTACTTGGAGTGGGAGAAGACGGTGGAGTTCATCTTTGAGTGCCATAACTACTCCGAGGAGAAAAAGGTAAAACTAGCTGTGATTGAGTTTATTGACTATGCTATTATATGGTGGGATCAGCTTGTGATGAACAGAAGAAGAAACTATGAGAGGCTTATTGAGACatgggaggaaatgaaagccaCCATGAGGAGGTGGTTTGTCCCTAGTCACTACCATAGGGACTTGTATAAGAAATTACAGAGTCTTACTCAAGGCTATAGGAGCGTGGATGACTATCATAAGGAGATGGAGATTGCCATGATTCGGGCTAATGTAGAGGAGGATAGAGAAGCTACTATGGCAAGGTTTCTGAATGGGCTGAATCGGGACATTGCCAACGTGGTGGAGTTACAACACTATGTGGAGTTGGAGGACATGGTGCACATGGCAATAACGGTGGAACGATagcttaaaagaaaaagaactcaGTCATTTCAAAATCCCGGCCCTTCTGCTCCATGGAGGCTAAATGGGAGGAAAGATGAAGGGGTTGTTTTCAAGTCCAAAACCGAACCACCAAAAAGGAAAGATGAAGCTCCCAATGTCAATAAAGGTAAAAATGAATCCCAAACTCGTAATCGTGATATTAAGTGTTTTCGTTGTTTAAGAGTAGGTCCTATAGCTTCACACTGCCCAAATAAGAGGACTATGATCACACGTGTTGATGGAGAGGTGGAAACTGAAAGTGAGGAAGATGATGACCAAATGCCATCACTGGAGGATGCTTGTGACGATAATGTGGAGTATCTAGTGGAGGGTGAGTCACTTATGGCTAGGCATGCTTTAAGTGCCCAAGTTAAAGAGGATGACATGGAACAACAAAGGgagaatatttttcatactagATGCCACATCAACAATAAGGTATGTAGTATGGTCATTGATGGGGGGAGCTGTACTAATGTGGCTAGCATTACTTTagttgaaaaattgaatttacctACCTTGAAACACCCTAGACTATATAAGTTGCAGTGGTTAAATGATTGTGGAGAGGTTAAGGCAAATAAGCAAGTGCTGGCTTCTTTTTCAATTAGGAGGTACAATGATGAAGTACTTTGTGATATTGTTCCAATGCATGCGGGTCACATTTTATTGGGTAGGCCTTGGCAGTTTGATAGAAAGGTCAATCATGACGGGTTCAA of Vitis vinifera cultivar Pinot Noir 40024 chromosome 17, ASM3070453v1 contains these proteins:
- the LOC100247535 gene encoding uncharacterized protein LOC100247535 encodes the protein MKIPSFQGKNDSEVYLEWEKTVEFIFECHNYSEEKKVKLAVIEFIDYAIIWWDQLVMNRRRNYERLIETWEEMKATMRRWFVPSHYHRDLYKKLQSLTQGYRSVDDYHKEMEIAMIRANVEEDREATMARFLNGLNRDIANVVELQHYVELEDMVHMAITVER